In a genomic window of Gouania willdenowi chromosome 11, fGouWil2.1, whole genome shotgun sequence:
- the trhrb gene encoding thyrotropin-releasing hormone receptor b has translation MENFTTASDVNHSLGHWVDYSLQYKVTSTVLLFVICALGIVGNVMVILVVLTTKHMRTPTNCYLVSLAVADLMVLIAAGLTAITDSLFASWVFGHYGCLCITYFQYLGINASSCSITAFTVERYIAICHPIKAQFLCTLSRAKKIIVMVWALTSVYCVMWFYLTDIQQLVYDNNVTIVTCGYRVPRRFYLPIYFFDFGVFFVVPLLLSAVLYGLIARILFLNPLPSEPKDKKRNGHGNHGKNSCKNSRHSSSTASSRRQVTKMLAVVVVLFAVLWMPYRTLVVVNSLLDHAYLDHWFLLFCRICIYLNSAINPVIYNAMSQKFRAAFRKICGCGRKGAEKPAAYSVALTYSAVKDTSMVESTDHFTTELEEITVTDELLSDRKVAFPDTCVYEKVDFSDA, from the exons ATGGAGAACTTCACCACAGCCTCGGATGTGAACCACTCCCTCGGACACTGGGTAGACTACAGCCTCCAGTACAAGGTGACCAGCACCGTGCTGCTCTTTGTGATCTGCGCTCTGGGAATAGTTGGCAACGTGATGGTGATCCTGGTGGTTCTCACCACCAAACACATGCGCACTCCCACTAACTGTTACCTGGTGAGTCTGGCTGTGGCGGACCTCATGGTCCTCATAGCGGCCGGTCTCACCGCCATCACCGACAGCCTCTTCGCGTCCTGGGTGTTCGGACACTACGGGTGCCTGTGCATCACGTACTTCCAGTATTTGGGCATCAACGCGTCCTCGTGCTCCATCACCGCGTTCACCGTGGAACGATACATCGCGATCTGCCACCCGATCAAAGCGCAGTTCCTCTGCACTTTATCCAGAGCGAAGAAGATCATCGTGATGGTGTGGGCGTTGACCTCTGTCTACTGCGTGATGTGGTTCTACCTGACCGACATCCAGCAGCTGGTCTACGACAACAACGTCACCATAGTGACCTGTGGGTACCGGGTTCCTCGGAGGTTCTACCTGCCCATTTACTTCTTTGACTTCGGGGTGTTCTTCGTGGTTCCACTGCTGCTCTCCGCGGTTCTTTACGGACTCATCGCCAGGATTCTGTTCCTCAACCCGCTGCCGTCAGAGCCCAAAGACAAGAAGAGGAACGGACATGGCAACCACGGCAAGAACAGCTGCAAGAACTCCCGCCACTCCAGCTCCACCGCCAGTTCCCGCAGACAG GTGACCAAGATGTTGGCGGTGGTGGTGGTCCTCTTCGCCGTGCTGTGGATGCCCTACCGCACTCTGGTGGTGGTCAACTCCCTGCTAGACCACGCCTACCTGGACCACTGGTTCCTGCTCTTCTGCAGGATCTGCATTTACCTCAACAGCGCCATCAACCCGGTCATCTACAACGCCATGTCGCAGAAGTTCCGCGCCGCCTTCCGCAAGATCTGCGGCTGCGGGCGTAAGGGCGCGGAGAAGCCGGCCGCCTACAGCGTGGCCCTCACCTACAGCGCCGTCAAGGACACGTCCATGGTGGAGAGCACGGACCATTTCACCACCGAGCTGGAGGAGATCACCGTCACCGACGAGCTGCTGTCCGACCGCAAAGTGGCGTTTCCTGACACGTGTGTGTACGAGAAGGTGGATTTTAGTGACGCCTGA